The window CCTCGCTTTCCGGACGAGAACTGCCCGCAAGGGAACTGCGCCTCGCTGGCGCAGAACCCGTCGCCCGGCGTGAACGATCCCGACGGCAGTGCCCTCGCCCAGGTCAATGACTTCGTGCGCTTTCTCGGCCCGCCGCCTCGTGGCGCGCCGGGCTCCGGCTCCGCCATGTTCGCGGCAATTGGCTGCTCGTTCTGCCACGTCCAGACTCTCGTGACCGCGCCCAACGCCAGCGGCGCATTCGACCGCGTCGCTTACCATCCCTTCTCCGATTTCCTCCTCCACGACATGGGCTCGCTCGGCGACGGAATCGATCAGGGCGACGCCAAAGGCGCCGAGATGCGCACGCAGCCGCTCTGGGGCGTCTCCCAGCAGACGCGTCTGCTGCACGACGGGAGAGTGAGGACGATCGCCGACGCAATTCTCGCGCATGACGGCCAGGGCAAGCCCGCGCGCGACCGCTTCGCGGCGCTCTCCGACTCGGAACGTCGGGCGCTGCTCGCGTTCCTCGATACGCTCTGACTTTGGGAGCGCAGGCACCGCTGGCGTATGCTCACGCGCCCGAGGGTCCACGATGGGCAACGCCGACACCGCGCTCGATCCACGACCGATCGCCGCCGATCGCCGCTTCGATTTCCGCATCCTGATCACTGGCGCGCTGATCGCCGGCCTTTGCGCGATGTTCTGGATCGGGTCGCGCTACCCCTCGCTGCAGGGCAAGGCCAGCGCCGACCCCAACGAGGCGCTCTCGACTCCGCTCGGTTTCGAGCGGTTCTTCCCCGAGCCGCCGCGTGACCAGACGCTGCGCCACATCGGCTGGACGTCCGTCGAGTGGGCGCTGACGAACCGCCAGGGAATGACCTTCGGCCTGCTCCTCGCCGCCGGCATGCTCACCATCCTTCCCCTGTTGCGCCGCACGCGCGGCGGAAAGCTTGCCGGCGCCGTCCAGGGCATGCTGGTCGGCACTCCGCTCGGCGTCTGCGTCAACTGCGCGGCGCCGATCGCGCAGGGAATGCTCAAGGGCGGAAGCCGCGTGGAGACGGCCCTGGCAACGCTGTTCAGCTCGCCGACCTTCAACGTCATCGTGCTCGGCATCGTGCTGTCGATCTTTCCCTGGTACCTCGCGGCGCTGAAAATCCTCGCCGGCGTGATCATGGTGCTTTTGATCTCGCCTTGGCTGGCGCGCCTCGCGGAGCGGCCGGGATGGACGCGGCCGGCGGCAGAACCGGCGAAGCTCCCCGGCGTCGGATGGTTCCAGCGTCTCGAGTCGTTGCTCGGGACGCCCAATCTCCGCGGCGAAGCGGCGCCGGCGCCAAAGGGGCCCGTGCGCGCTCTCGGCTGGGTATTGCTGCATTTTCCCCGCAATCTGTGGCGCGTCACGCTCATCGCGCTGCCGCTCATGCTGCTGGCGGGCGTGGCCGGCGCCGCGCTCGCCGAAGTTCTGCGGTGGGCGCGACCGCCTTCGGCGTTCTTCTGCCGGTCCCGATGGCTTTCGACGTGATCGTCTGCTCGGTGCTGCTGAACTCCGGCATGCCGGTTCCGGTCGTCGCGGCATTGCTCGCTACGCTCGGGATCTACAGCGTCTATGCCTGGAGCCTGCTCGGCGCCACCTTGTCGTGGCGGGTGGCGACGGTTGCGGCCGCCGCGGTGTTCGTCGTCGGGCTGGGCACCGGCGTCGCCGCCGCTGTGCTGGAGAACTGGCACGACATCGGCCAATCCCGCGAGGCCGCACAGCTCGCCGCCCTCCCTGCGCCACCATCGCGGCGCCCCGCTCTGCCGATTGGACTGTCCGCTGCCGAGCTGCGGTCCATGGTCCGTCCACAGCCCGCCGCGCAGCGGGTTGCGGCGCCCGCAGGTGCCGAGATCTGGTTCACTCCATTCGAGGCGCAAGGACAGCGCGGCGAGAAGGCGTTCAGCCGGATCGACGGACCGCTGCTGGGGTTCAAGCGACTGCCGCTGCCGCGTGCCTACCAGAGCATGCAACCCGGGCCGATGCATTTCGGCGCCCTGGCCGCAGGCGACTATAACGACGACGGTTGGCCCGACGTCGCCGTCGGCACCTCGTTCGGCGTCTTCCTGTACGCGAATCTGGGCGGAAGGTTCGCGCTTCAGGAGATCGATTTCCCCGAGATGCGGGACTGGATCGTCTGCGACGTAGCCCTGGTGGATCTCGACGGCGATGGCGCCCTGGACTTGTATTTCTCCGCCTGGCGTCACGGCGGCCACGTCCTCTTCAACCGCGGCGGCGAGTTCTCGGGGAAGGCGCACGCGGAGCTGCCGGGGGCCGGCGAGATGTGCGCCGCCTCGACTGCATTCGCGGACGTCGACGGTGACGGATATCTCGACGTCGTCACCGGCGCCGCGACGTTCGAGTCGTGGTTCTTCTATCCGGCTCCGGCGGTGAACCGTCTGTGGCGAAACCATGCCGGCCACTTCACGCCGGAAGCGCTGCCGGGACCGGAAGGCGATACCCTCAGTCTGCTCTTCACGGACCTGACCGGCGACGGCCGGCTGCACCTCTTGGTCGGCAACGACTTCGACGAGCCGGACCGCATCTTCCTCAACGAGGGCGGCCGGCTGCGACCGTTGAAGCGCCAGGAGAGCCCGCTTCCCTACTCGACGATGACGACGATGTCGTTCGATACCGCCGATCTCGACAACGACGGCATTCCGGAGCTCTACATCGGGCAGATCGCGATGGGGCGCATGAACGATCTGCCCAAGCGGCTCGCTCCGCCGGTGCGGAGCTGCGGAATCTACTCCGAGGTCGCCGACCTGGCGCGCTGCGACGATCTCGCGCGTTTCCAAGCAGCTGTCGCGCGAGGACGCGATACCTGGAGCATCGGACTCTGCAAGGAGCTGACCGACCCGGTCGAGCAGCGCGACTGCGCGGTGGCGGCGCATTACTGGACGCGAATCCTCCTGCGCTTGCCGGCGACTGGCGCGGACAAGACGGAGATCCTCGCCGAATGCGAGAAGATCCCGGCTGACTTCGTCACCATGCACGACGTCTGCAAGGCGATGGCGGAGAGCCCCATCGACAACAACTCCTCGCACAAGGTGTTCACGGACGAAGTGCCTTCGGTCGGGCACACCAACCTGCTCTTCGCGCGCCAGGACAAGAGCTTCGTCGACGTCACCAAGAAGTGGGGCGTCGGATACGGCGGGTGGACCTGGAACGCGAAGTTTGCAGACCTCGACAACGATACCTGGCAGGACCTCTTCATCGCACAGGGCACGCGCTTGCGGCTCTACAATCCGTCCAACGTCTATTACCGGAACAAGGGCGGAACGACATTCGAGGAGCAGACCCGCGTGGCGGGATTGGAGGATCACCTCCCGACCGCCGCCTCGCTGTTCATCGACTACAACCTGGACGGCAACCTCGACATCCTCACCTATCCCTTCCAGCTCACGCCCGTGGTCTGGCGCAACGACGGCGCCGCAGCACCCGCGTTCGAGGTGCGCCTGGACGATCTGCGCACCGCGAACCGGTACGCGGTGGGAGCGCGCATCGACGTGCGGGCTGCCGACGGCCGCCGGCAGATGCGTGAGATCAAGGCGAGCGGCGGGAATCAATCGCACGACCTGCTGGTGGCGCGCTTCGGGCTCGGCGACTGGGGCTCGGTCGCCTCGATGACCGTGCGCTGGCCCGACGGCGACAAGACCGATCTGGCGGGTCCGTTGAAGCCCGGCCGCTACCGTGTCGTTCGAACCGCCCAGGGCAAGCAGCCCGTCGCCGGCGCGATCAAGCCGGACTGATCGGGGATGTCGGCAGCACTCCCCGGCTCCAGGAGGCGGCGGACGTTCGCAGTTGCCGTCCTCGCCGCCGTGGGCGTCGCCGCCGCCATCTATGGAAGCTGGCATCTCGTCGCTCGCTACCAGACGCGACGAATCTTCGCCCGCGCGCATCAGCTGCTCGACGTGGCGGCGGTCGAGCTCTCCCAGGATCGGATCGAGCCCGCCTTCCTGCACCTGCTCGCATACACGGAGATGTTTCCCGACGACGCGAACGGCTGGATCGCGCTTGCGGACCTCCGCGCGAAGGCGGCGCAGTTCCAGGAGGCGGAGGCCGCCTTGACGCAAGCGCTGCAGATGGACCCACGGCGGGAACACCTGCGCACGCGTCGCGCGAGCCTGAGATCGCGCATCGGGCGGCACCACGGTGCGCTCGTGGATGCGCAGGCTGCGCTCGAGCGGGACCCCCGTGACACGGAGGCATCGCTCATCGTCCGCACCGAGCTTGCCCGGATGCGCGGTGCCGATGCCGCGCCGCCCTCCGACGTCGAGCTCTCTGCGCGGTCGTCGGCGGCCGAAAACTGGCCCGGCAAGCTTGGGCCCACCATCCGCGATTTCCTCGCCGAGCTCCGGGCACAGAGATGGAGCAACGCGACCCGGATCTCCCGGTCGGCGCGCGAGACTTATCCCGACACCATGCTTGGACCGTGGCTGGAAGGCATCGTCGCCTTCAGCGCCGGAGACCTGCGCACCGCCAAGGATCGGTTCCAGGAAGCGTTGAAGGTTTCGCCACGGTCGCACAGGGTGATCACGAACCTGATCGTGCTCTGGTCGAGGGAAGGCGGTCCCGCCTCCACGGCGGATCATCTCGTCGCGCTGGCGGAGCGGGATCCGGGCTTCACGTATCCTCTCCCGATTGCCGCACGGGCGTGGCTCGAGGCTTCACAGCCCCGGCAGGCGGAGCAGACGATCCGCAGGATGTTCAGCCTCCTCCCGGCGTCGTCCCTCCCCTATCGGGAGGCGGCCACGTTCTTCCTCCTCGTCGACCGCGCCAGCGAGGCGATCTCTACTGCGGCCGATGGAATCGCGCGATTTCCGGCGGACCCCGACCTGCACCTCTTGCAGGGGCGAGCCTGGCTGTCGCTCGGCGATCGCGAGGCGGCGA of the Deltaproteobacteria bacterium genome contains:
- a CDS encoding thiol oxidoreductase: PRFPDENCPQGNCASLAQNPSPGVNDPDGSALAQVNDFVRFLGPPPRGAPGSGSAMFAAIGCSFCHVQTLVTAPNASGAFDRVAYHPFSDFLLHDMGSLGDGIDQGDAKGAEMRTQPLWGVSQQTRLLHDGRVRTIADAILAHDGQGKPARDRFAALSDSERRALLAFLDTL
- a CDS encoding CRTAC1 family protein codes for the protein MDAAGGRTGEAPRRRMVPASRVVARDAQSPRRSGAGAKGARARSRLGIAAFSPQSVARHAHRAAAHAAGGRGRRRARRSSAVGATAFGVLLPVPMAFDVIVCSVLLNSGMPVPVVAALLATLGIYSVYAWSLLGATLSWRVATVAAAAVFVVGLGTGVAAAVLENWHDIGQSREAAQLAALPAPPSRRPALPIGLSAAELRSMVRPQPAAQRVAAPAGAEIWFTPFEAQGQRGEKAFSRIDGPLLGFKRLPLPRAYQSMQPGPMHFGALAAGDYNDDGWPDVAVGTSFGVFLYANLGGRFALQEIDFPEMRDWIVCDVALVDLDGDGALDLYFSAWRHGGHVLFNRGGEFSGKAHAELPGAGEMCAASTAFADVDGDGYLDVVTGAATFESWFFYPAPAVNRLWRNHAGHFTPEALPGPEGDTLSLLFTDLTGDGRLHLLVGNDFDEPDRIFLNEGGRLRPLKRQESPLPYSTMTTMSFDTADLDNDGIPELYIGQIAMGRMNDLPKRLAPPVRSCGIYSEVADLARCDDLARFQAAVARGRDTWSIGLCKELTDPVEQRDCAVAAHYWTRILLRLPATGADKTEILAECEKIPADFVTMHDVCKAMAESPIDNNSSHKVFTDEVPSVGHTNLLFARQDKSFVDVTKKWGVGYGGWTWNAKFADLDNDTWQDLFIAQGTRLRLYNPSNVYYRNKGGTTFEEQTRVAGLEDHLPTAASLFIDYNLDGNLDILTYPFQLTPVVWRNDGAAAPAFEVRLDDLRTANRYAVGARIDVRAADGRRQMREIKASGGNQSHDLLVARFGLGDWGSVASMTVRWPDGDKTDLAGPLKPGRYRVVRTAQGKQPVAGAIKPD
- a CDS encoding tetratricopeptide repeat protein — protein: MSAALPGSRRRRTFAVAVLAAVGVAAAIYGSWHLVARYQTRRIFARAHQLLDVAAVELSQDRIEPAFLHLLAYTEMFPDDANGWIALADLRAKAAQFQEAEAALTQALQMDPRREHLRTRRASLRSRIGRHHGALVDAQAALERDPRDTEASLIVRTELARMRGADAAPPSDVELSARSSAAENWPGKLGPTIRDFLAELRAQRWSNATRISRSARETYPDTMLGPWLEGIVAFSAGDLRTAKDRFQEALKVSPRSHRVITNLIVLWSREGGPASTADHLVALAERDPGFTYPLPIAARAWLEASQPRQAEQTIRRMFSLLPASSLPYREAATFFLLVDRASEAISTAADGIARFPADPDLHLLQGRAWLSLGDREAAIRSFDAALRLRPDDQVAAAQLARLLVTARKDAASRARALALVRSLKVDHPSDEEVLTAMSEAGQLAREIDTAQRPR